The Urbifossiella limnaea genome has a window encoding:
- a CDS encoding ECF-type sigma factor, protein MSDVTRLLDAAAAGDLAAADDLLPLVYDELRKLAAARLAGERPGQTLQATALVHEAYLRLVGDGRPRTWNGRGHFLAAAAEAMRRILVDQARRKLRAKHGGGRDRVDLDELAVPTRDDRAADLLALDEVMTAFAREEPGKAELVKLRYFAGLTLEEAAACQGISPATAKRHWALARAWLFAALTDPPVPSG, encoded by the coding sequence ATGTCCGACGTCACCCGGCTCCTCGACGCCGCCGCGGCCGGCGACCTGGCGGCCGCCGACGACCTGCTCCCGCTCGTGTACGACGAGTTGCGGAAGCTCGCGGCCGCCCGGTTGGCGGGCGAGCGGCCGGGGCAGACGCTCCAGGCGACCGCCCTGGTCCACGAGGCATACCTGCGCCTGGTCGGCGACGGCCGGCCGAGGACCTGGAACGGCCGCGGCCACTTTCTCGCGGCCGCGGCCGAGGCCATGCGCCGCATCCTGGTCGACCAGGCCCGGCGGAAACTCCGCGCCAAGCACGGCGGCGGCCGCGACCGGGTCGACCTCGACGAACTGGCCGTCCCGACGCGGGACGACCGGGCCGCCGACCTGCTCGCCCTGGACGAGGTCATGACCGCCTTCGCGCGCGAGGAGCCGGGAAAGGCCGAACTGGTCAAGCTGCGGTACTTCGCCGGCCTCACCCTCGAGGAAGCGGCCGCCTGCCAGGGGATCTCACCCGCCACGGCGAAGCGACACTGGGCCCTGGCCCGCGCCTGGCTGTTCGCCGCCCTGACCGATCCACCCGTGCCGTCGGGCTGA